The Lacipirellula parvula genome window below encodes:
- the wecB gene encoding non-hydrolyzing UDP-N-acetylglucosamine 2-epimerase, whose translation MAHCIAVLIGTRPEAIKMAPVIAALRDDPLLEPYVINAGQHREMIAQVVELFGIQVDADLAAMEPSQTLAGLTSRLVDRIDQALAAAQPEMVLVQGDTTTVLCAALASFYRRIPIGHVEAGLRTGTIDSPFPEEANRRLTSPLVALHFAPTETSRQALLAERIPDESIFVTGNTVIDALLAEVRRQQDAEVRGSLHSQFEQVIGSDWNARPFILVTGHRRENFGSGFESICAALAELATRRPDVLIVYPVHLNPQVKEVVHARLGNLPNVRLIPPQPYAQFVALATACKLILTDSGGVQEEAPSLGKPVLVMRESTERPEGVAAGAVRLVGPHADRIVTETLRLLDDEAAYGAMAQVANPYGDGEAAGRIVAAIRQYLSGR comes from the coding sequence ATGGCTCATTGCATTGCGGTTCTCATCGGCACGCGGCCTGAAGCGATCAAAATGGCGCCCGTCATTGCGGCGTTGCGCGACGATCCGTTGCTCGAGCCGTACGTCATCAACGCTGGGCAGCATCGCGAGATGATTGCCCAGGTGGTGGAGCTGTTCGGCATCCAGGTCGACGCCGATCTCGCGGCGATGGAGCCGAGCCAAACGCTCGCCGGGTTGACGTCGCGGTTGGTCGACCGAATCGATCAAGCCCTCGCGGCGGCGCAGCCAGAGATGGTGCTCGTGCAGGGCGACACGACGACGGTGTTGTGCGCGGCGCTTGCGAGTTTCTACCGCCGGATTCCGATCGGGCATGTCGAAGCGGGACTGCGAACGGGGACGATCGATTCGCCGTTTCCGGAAGAGGCCAACCGGCGGCTGACGAGCCCACTCGTGGCGCTGCATTTCGCGCCTACGGAAACCTCGCGGCAGGCGCTCTTGGCCGAACGGATTCCCGATGAATCAATCTTCGTCACCGGCAACACGGTGATCGACGCGCTGTTGGCGGAAGTTCGCCGGCAGCAAGATGCGGAGGTGCGGGGGTCGCTCCATAGCCAATTTGAACAAGTGATCGGCAGCGACTGGAACGCGCGGCCGTTCATTTTGGTGACGGGGCATCGGCGCGAGAATTTCGGTTCCGGGTTCGAGTCGATTTGCGCGGCCCTCGCCGAGCTCGCGACGAGGCGGCCCGACGTGCTGATCGTTTACCCAGTGCACCTCAACCCGCAGGTGAAAGAAGTGGTTCACGCCCGGCTGGGGAATCTGCCGAATGTGCGGCTGATTCCGCCACAGCCGTACGCGCAGTTCGTCGCCCTGGCGACGGCGTGCAAGTTGATCCTCACCGATTCGGGCGGCGTCCAGGAAGAGGCCCCGTCGCTTGGCAAGCCGGTGCTGGTGATGCGGGAGTCGACCGAACGGCCCGAGGGGGTGGCGGCGGGGGCGGTGCGGCTGGTGGGGCCCCACGCCGACCGGATCGTCACGGAGACATTGCGGCTGCTCGACGACGAGGCGGCCTACGGGGCCATGGCCCAGGTGGCGAATCCCTATGGCGACGGCGAGGCGGCGGGGCGGATTGTCGCGGCGATTCGCCAGTATCTGAGTGGTCGTTAG
- a CDS encoding glycosyltransferase family 4 protein, whose amino-acid sequence MSTPAKRKLAIIANAPSPYRIAQHLRIADELGDQVELWSLFLCEHNWQPWNFELPERIRPVIFGPGESVGKKHSLKHFWKDWKKGGEVVRWLQEHGVEAVISTGYNSPALVRLIAWCRRHGMPNYMFGDSNVHGDRVKGWRRWLKLRYVRWVVRSVSGLMPCGEYGRRYFEPYGGSAKPCFFMPHEPDYRRIFEVTDEAQARVKQKFQLSEGRRRIVYSGRLAPVKRVDTLIDAFVRIAAERPEWDLLVVGGGPLETELKARVPEELKNRVAWTGFIDDPHELATLYTCGEAFVLPSSYEPWAVVVCEAAAAGLAIASSRVVGAAGELCRDNVNGRLFTPGDVDGLAAALLDMTENDDRLRHYRLASLRLLDDWRRRGDPVQGVRLALAEEGLLPSPPPVTPIPATPTTLRAQPLAAGALPPGSIH is encoded by the coding sequence ATGAGCACCCCCGCAAAACGGAAGCTGGCGATCATTGCGAATGCGCCATCGCCCTATCGGATCGCGCAGCATCTTCGCATTGCCGATGAGCTTGGCGACCAGGTCGAGCTGTGGTCGCTGTTTCTGTGTGAACACAATTGGCAGCCGTGGAACTTTGAACTGCCGGAGCGGATTCGGCCGGTGATTTTCGGCCCCGGCGAGTCGGTGGGGAAGAAGCACAGCCTGAAGCACTTCTGGAAGGATTGGAAGAAGGGGGGCGAGGTCGTCCGCTGGCTGCAAGAACATGGCGTCGAGGCGGTGATCTCGACCGGCTATAACAGCCCGGCGCTCGTTCGCCTGATCGCCTGGTGCCGGCGGCACGGGATGCCGAACTACATGTTTGGCGACTCGAACGTTCACGGCGATCGCGTTAAAGGTTGGCGGCGGTGGTTGAAGCTGCGCTATGTGAGATGGGTTGTGCGGAGCGTGTCGGGGTTGATGCCATGCGGGGAGTATGGCCGGCGGTACTTCGAGCCGTACGGCGGCAGCGCGAAGCCCTGCTTCTTCATGCCGCACGAACCCGACTATCGCCGGATCTTTGAGGTAACTGACGAAGCGCAGGCTCGCGTTAAGCAGAAGTTTCAACTGAGCGAAGGGCGCCGCCGCATTGTTTACTCGGGGAGACTGGCGCCTGTCAAACGAGTCGACACGCTGATCGATGCGTTCGTACGAATTGCCGCGGAGCGCCCCGAGTGGGATTTGCTCGTCGTCGGCGGCGGGCCGCTGGAAACGGAGTTGAAGGCGCGAGTTCCGGAGGAGTTGAAAAACCGCGTCGCTTGGACCGGCTTCATCGACGATCCGCATGAACTGGCGACGCTGTATACGTGCGGCGAAGCGTTCGTTCTGCCTAGCAGTTACGAGCCGTGGGCCGTCGTGGTATGCGAGGCCGCTGCGGCGGGGCTTGCGATCGCGTCGAGCCGCGTCGTTGGCGCCGCCGGCGAACTGTGCCGCGACAACGTCAACGGCCGGCTTTTCACGCCGGGAGACGTCGACGGGTTGGCCGCGGCGTTGCTCGATATGACTGAGAACGACGACCGCCTGCGGCACTACCGGCTCGCGAGCTTGCGGCTGCTGGATGATTGGCGGCGGCGCGGCGATCCGGTGCAAGGCGTGCGGCTGGCGCTGGCCGAGGAAGGGCTGCTGCCCTCGCCTCCGCCGGTGACGCCGATTCCCGCGACCCCCACGACTCTCCGCGCGCAACCGCTGGCTGCGGGCGCGCTGCCGCCCGGTTCGATTCACTAG
- a CDS encoding MraY family glycosyltransferase, with the protein MSCIAAIVSYPLTHFVASLAQRWGFVDRPDGHHKSHKKPVSLGGGFAVFMAAVVTFAVEFFSSQNLQESLHDNAPFLAGLLLAGGWIVLLGLYDDRFGMKGRYKLLGQIVAALIVIGSGLEIKAFSLFGERIPLGYLSVPFTLFWLVGAINSLNLLDGIDGLATTIGIILCSAITVMALWFGQPAVAVVAAVFAGALLGFLRFNFPPASIFLGDAGSMLIGLIVGSLAIGASLKGPATVAMAAPLAIWSLPMFDSFVAILRRKLTGRSIYATDRGHLHHRLMARFGKNTRVLAVVALCCAVTCGGALLSMFMQNDLMAIGSVLLVICILVATQIFGHVEFMMLANRVKSVGMSFVKPSNGSGAWHSSVRLQGTREWDMLWQSLIEYAEKSRLVEVRIDLNLASIQEAYHASWKRRSSCERRELWRTEVPLFVNQHVVGRISICGERTDGALVCDVIGRVMDMLETVEVEIASLASTQSLPPQIAPVPAAPIEEVSSTPVGS; encoded by the coding sequence ATGAGCTGCATTGCTGCGATCGTCAGCTACCCGCTGACGCATTTCGTGGCTTCGTTGGCTCAGCGGTGGGGCTTCGTCGACCGGCCCGACGGGCATCACAAAAGTCACAAGAAGCCGGTCTCGCTCGGCGGCGGCTTTGCCGTCTTCATGGCAGCGGTGGTGACGTTCGCGGTCGAATTTTTCTCTTCGCAGAATCTGCAAGAGTCGCTTCACGACAATGCCCCGTTCCTTGCCGGCTTGCTGCTGGCGGGGGGCTGGATCGTGCTACTAGGTTTGTACGACGACCGCTTCGGGATGAAGGGGCGGTACAAGCTGCTCGGACAGATTGTCGCGGCGCTGATCGTCATTGGCTCGGGATTGGAGATCAAGGCGTTCTCACTGTTCGGCGAACGCATTCCGTTGGGTTACCTCTCCGTTCCATTCACTTTGTTCTGGTTGGTCGGCGCCATCAATTCGCTGAACCTGCTCGATGGCATCGACGGACTGGCGACGACGATCGGCATCATCCTCTGTTCGGCGATCACCGTGATGGCGCTCTGGTTCGGACAACCGGCCGTCGCCGTCGTCGCTGCGGTATTCGCTGGAGCGCTACTTGGATTTCTACGGTTTAACTTTCCGCCAGCGAGTATTTTTCTGGGCGACGCCGGAAGCATGCTGATCGGACTGATCGTCGGTTCGCTGGCAATCGGCGCCTCGCTGAAGGGCCCGGCTACCGTCGCGATGGCGGCGCCGCTGGCGATCTGGTCGTTGCCGATGTTTGATTCGTTCGTCGCGATCTTGCGGCGGAAGCTGACCGGCCGCAGCATCTACGCCACCGACCGCGGGCATTTGCATCACCGGCTGATGGCCCGTTTTGGCAAGAACACCCGCGTGCTGGCGGTGGTGGCGCTCTGCTGTGCGGTGACGTGCGGCGGCGCCTTGCTGAGCATGTTCATGCAGAACGACCTGATGGCGATCGGGTCGGTGCTGCTCGTGATTTGCATTCTGGTGGCGACGCAGATCTTTGGCCACGTTGAGTTCATGATGCTAGCCAACCGCGTGAAGTCGGTCGGCATGTCGTTCGTCAAACCCTCCAACGGCAGCGGCGCATGGCACTCGTCAGTGCGTCTACAGGGGACGCGCGAGTGGGACATGCTGTGGCAGTCGCTGATCGAATACGCGGAGAAGTCGCGGTTGGTGGAGGTGCGGATCGACCTCAACCTCGCGTCGATTCAAGAGGCGTACCATGCTTCGTGGAAGCGTCGCAGCAGTTGCGAACGCCGCGAGCTGTGGCGAACGGAAGTGCCGCTGTTCGTCAATCAACACGTCGTCGGCCGGATTTCGATCTGCGGCGAACGGACCGACGGAGCGCTGGTCTGCGATGTGATCGGCCGCGTGATGGACATGCTCGAAACGGTGGAAGTGGAGATCGCTTCGCTGGCGTCGACGCAGTCGCTGCCTCCGCAAATCGCTCCCGTTCCCGCCGCGCCCATCGAAGAGGTTTCGTCGACGCCGGTCGGCTCCTGA
- a CDS encoding NAD-dependent epimerase/dehydratase family protein, with protein sequence MSKKKVLVAGGGGFIGGHLAARLLKDGFDVRCVDVKPMDEWYQVFDEAENIVADLKDRHACDEACHGVDDVYNLAADMGGMGFIENNKALCMLSVLINTHLLQAAQKEGVKRFFYASSACVYNAEKQVNEDVIPLKEEDAYPAMPEDGYGWEKLFSERMCRHFREDYGLRTRVARFHNVYGPYGTWEGGREKAPAAVCRKVIHAKETGATEIEIWGDGKQTRSFMYIDDCVKGILAIMDSDILEPINLGSDEIVTINGLSDLVEDIAGVKLKRTHNLSAPKGVNGRNSDNTKIMQYLGWAPGIKLREGMAKTYDWILGEYQAKYAATASK encoded by the coding sequence ATGAGCAAGAAGAAAGTCCTCGTCGCCGGCGGCGGCGGTTTCATTGGCGGTCACCTGGCGGCTCGTTTGCTGAAAGATGGCTTCGACGTCCGTTGCGTCGACGTGAAGCCGATGGACGAATGGTATCAGGTGTTCGACGAAGCCGAGAACATCGTCGCCGATCTCAAGGATCGCCACGCCTGTGATGAAGCTTGTCATGGCGTCGACGACGTTTACAACCTCGCTGCCGACATGGGCGGCATGGGGTTCATCGAAAATAACAAGGCGCTCTGCATGCTGTCGGTGTTGATCAACACCCACTTGCTGCAGGCCGCGCAGAAGGAAGGCGTGAAGCGGTTCTTCTACGCGAGCAGCGCGTGCGTGTACAACGCCGAGAAGCAAGTCAACGAAGACGTCATTCCGCTGAAGGAAGAAGACGCCTACCCCGCGATGCCGGAAGATGGCTACGGCTGGGAGAAGCTGTTCTCCGAGCGGATGTGCCGCCACTTCCGCGAAGACTACGGTCTGCGGACGCGGGTCGCGCGGTTCCACAACGTCTACGGCCCCTACGGCACCTGGGAAGGCGGCCGCGAAAAGGCGCCCGCCGCTGTCTGTCGGAAGGTGATTCACGCCAAGGAAACCGGCGCGACCGAGATTGAAATCTGGGGCGACGGCAAGCAGACCCGCAGCTTCATGTACATCGACGATTGCGTGAAGGGGATTCTGGCCATCATGGACAGCGACATCCTCGAACCGATCAACCTCGGCTCGGACGAGATCGTGACGATCAACGGTCTGAGCGATTTGGTCGAAGACATCGCCGGCGTGAAGTTGAAGCGGACGCACAACCTGAGCGCCCCCAAGGGCGTGAACGGCCGCAACAGCGACAACACGAAGATCATGCAGTACTTGGGTTGGGCCCCCGGCATTAAGCTCCGCGAGGGGATGGCCAAGACTTACGATTGGATTCTGGGCGAATACCAGGCCAAGTATGCCGCGACGGCTTCGAAGTAA
- a CDS encoding FkbM family methyltransferase has product MAAPLKIEPSAATGWSDSNSLIVSAANWWAETMPRGRGAVPRFLSKLVPKGRKETFKTKHGAKLAMVPRVLDIYAAMKRKGRTWDAYVFETCRSLLKPGDVFYDLGGSVGYMTIEMATLFAGKVRCFTFEPQPDLARSIAISAALNGVGDAVTIFETMVGETEREETLMLTSHSLHASVNAAEEGGQELKRQMVSLDQLVGSGEIPPPDVIKIDIEGGELQAFRGAQEVIRQHSPHIVFEVNSCADRFGYGRKDLFELLQGLAEYEFFEIEHDGSLRPARSDEGTPDILARSVARTRASA; this is encoded by the coding sequence ATGGCCGCTCCGTTGAAAATCGAACCATCGGCTGCGACTGGCTGGTCCGACAGCAATTCGTTGATCGTTTCCGCTGCGAACTGGTGGGCCGAGACGATGCCGCGCGGCCGGGGCGCCGTGCCGCGCTTCCTGAGCAAGCTGGTGCCGAAAGGGCGCAAGGAAACATTCAAGACGAAGCATGGCGCGAAGCTGGCGATGGTGCCGCGGGTGCTCGACATCTACGCCGCGATGAAGCGCAAGGGTCGTACTTGGGATGCGTACGTTTTCGAAACGTGCCGCAGCCTGCTCAAGCCGGGGGACGTTTTCTACGACCTGGGGGGCAGCGTCGGTTACATGACGATCGAGATGGCGACGCTGTTCGCCGGCAAGGTGCGTTGCTTCACCTTCGAACCGCAACCAGACTTGGCGCGCTCGATCGCGATTTCCGCGGCCCTCAACGGCGTCGGCGACGCGGTGACAATTTTCGAAACCATGGTCGGCGAGACGGAGCGCGAAGAGACGCTGATGCTCACTTCGCACTCGCTGCACGCGTCGGTCAACGCCGCGGAAGAGGGCGGGCAAGAACTGAAACGCCAGATGGTTTCGCTCGATCAACTCGTCGGCAGCGGAGAAATTCCGCCGCCCGACGTGATCAAGATCGACATCGAAGGGGGCGAATTGCAGGCGTTCCGCGGCGCTCAGGAAGTGATTCGCCAGCATAGCCCGCACATCGTGTTTGAAGTCAACTCTTGCGCCGACCGGTTCGGCTACGGCCGCAAGGATCTCTTTGAATTGCTGCAAGGATTGGCGGAGTACGAGTTCTTCGAAATCGAGCACGATGGTTCGCTGCGTCCCGCCCGCAGCGACGAAGGAACTCCCGACATTCTCGCGCGCAGCGTCGCCCGAACCCGAGCCTCTGCGTGA
- a CDS encoding sulfotransferase family protein gives MSLPSILIIGSMKAGTTSLYMDLAQHPAVFFQADKEPHSLCSDDVLTPAGLEQYAALYAKAEPGQRSCDASTGYTKLPDFPGVPARATQVLPADFQAIYLVRHPIDRIVSQHHHEFFAGEAGPSIDDEIRTQPRYIQYSRYYEQLAPWVDAIGKDRILVVRFEDYVERRPEAMERICQFLGLDAAEFVDREAVAYNKSQGKPVLSSVWRQARESGFYRKIVRPLMPAGMRQAVRGLLLPKAKQELPKLSAEGREYLRRELKGDVEALSRYLNLNEPLWEGF, from the coding sequence ATGTCGCTACCCAGCATCTTGATCATTGGCTCGATGAAGGCGGGGACCACCAGCCTGTACATGGATCTCGCGCAGCATCCGGCTGTCTTCTTTCAAGCCGACAAGGAGCCGCACTCGCTCTGCAGCGACGACGTGCTGACGCCGGCCGGCCTAGAGCAGTACGCCGCACTGTACGCAAAGGCGGAGCCGGGCCAACGCAGTTGCGACGCATCGACTGGCTACACGAAACTGCCGGACTTCCCCGGCGTGCCGGCGCGCGCGACGCAGGTGTTGCCCGCGGACTTCCAAGCGATTTACTTGGTGCGGCATCCGATCGATCGGATCGTTAGCCAGCATCATCACGAGTTCTTCGCGGGAGAAGCGGGGCCGTCGATCGACGACGAGATTCGCACGCAACCTCGCTACATCCAATACAGCCGCTACTACGAGCAGCTGGCGCCGTGGGTCGATGCAATCGGCAAAGATCGCATCCTTGTCGTGCGATTCGAGGATTATGTCGAACGTCGGCCCGAGGCGATGGAACGGATCTGCCAATTCCTGGGGCTGGACGCCGCGGAGTTCGTCGATCGAGAAGCCGTGGCGTATAATAAGAGCCAGGGCAAACCGGTGCTGTCCAGCGTCTGGCGGCAGGCGCGCGAGAGCGGTTTTTACCGCAAAATCGTGCGTCCACTGATGCCTGCGGGCATGCGACAGGCGGTGCGCGGGTTGCTGCTGCCGAAGGCGAAGCAAGAATTACCGAAGCTTAGCGCCGAGGGCAGGGAATACTTGCGTCGGGAGCTGAAAGGCGACGTTGAGGCCTTGAGCCGATATCTCAATCTCAACGAGCCGCTGTGGGAAGGCTTTTAA
- a CDS encoding WcaF family extracellular polysaccharide biosynthesis acetyltransferase: protein MSDESWIDLASYDNSDFDPGRGRGMRTLWYFVSVALFEGGWFPVSGLKVRLLRMFGARIGRGVVIKPHVRIKFPWRLAVGDHCWIGQESWIDNMVEVEVGDNVCISQLVYLCTGSHDHRRRTFDLLPSPIRIGNGAWVGARATVMPGVSVGPNALVAGGSIVVKDVPAGVIVGGNPAKEIGRREPPAS, encoded by the coding sequence ATGAGCGACGAGTCCTGGATTGATTTGGCCAGCTACGACAACTCCGACTTCGATCCAGGTCGAGGCCGCGGAATGCGCACGCTCTGGTATTTCGTCAGCGTGGCGCTGTTCGAAGGGGGCTGGTTTCCGGTCAGCGGCTTGAAGGTGCGATTGCTGCGGATGTTCGGCGCGCGTATCGGCCGCGGGGTGGTGATCAAACCGCATGTTCGCATCAAGTTTCCGTGGCGGCTTGCCGTCGGCGATCATTGTTGGATTGGGCAGGAGTCGTGGATCGACAACATGGTCGAGGTGGAAGTCGGCGACAATGTTTGCATTTCGCAGCTCGTCTACCTTTGCACCGGGAGCCACGATCACCGGCGGCGGACGTTCGATCTGCTACCGTCGCCGATTCGCATTGGGAATGGAGCGTGGGTCGGCGCGCGGGCGACGGTGATGCCGGGCGTCAGCGTTGGGCCGAACGCCTTGGTCGCGGGGGGGAGCATCGTGGTGAAGGACGTGCCCGCAGGCGTCATCGTGGGGGGGAATCCGGCCAAGGAGATTGGCCGTCGCGAACCCCCAGCCTCGTAA
- a CDS encoding oligosaccharide flippase family protein — protein sequence MSASNPSGEAVEPADQPPAASRGPSLAVVVGRGFSWLTLSIVAGKLLGGVTQLLLGRWISDEQFGDIAIMLSIAAVVKVFQDGGVPQVLVQRGAEAFDRTMGAAFWLSMALATVSAAALAVAAPIIADVYDTPMLTSLLWVVAASLPLGGISTFLRAKLRVDLRFKTIAYVAMAWFVIRNISTIGLASAGFGTMSLAIPLVIVAIYEAFADYYATRIKPWRLPFGFSQWPDLLGSSFWVGAAAVSRGVARMGDYLALGIFLPMGVVGKYFFGYQFTAQVLELLATNLQHVLFPALSRLADQPERQARAIVRSIRMLVFIAAPVSVCLAVVISPLVTILDEIVWNHKWSSTIGLMQIFAVTAPMRMFTDLLAAALSSQGKFRSSAIVYSCEGLWLVVAASIAVAIYGENLVGLAVLISLAQAVFSVGASIRMLRDFGIDWQSCLRSMLPAWFVALAAGGGTLALLALLPAGSAQLVLLICGGCFFGVTFIAMARVFLAADLMELAGLAPAKIGRLARALLLLPSPPLAYDRASK from the coding sequence TTGTCTGCTTCCAATCCTTCAGGCGAAGCCGTTGAGCCAGCAGACCAGCCGCCGGCTGCGAGTCGGGGTCCGTCGTTGGCCGTCGTCGTGGGGCGAGGTTTTTCGTGGCTGACGCTGAGCATCGTGGCGGGGAAGCTCCTCGGCGGCGTCACGCAGTTGCTGCTTGGCCGCTGGATCAGCGATGAGCAGTTCGGCGACATTGCGATCATGCTGTCGATCGCCGCGGTCGTCAAAGTCTTTCAAGACGGCGGCGTGCCGCAGGTCCTCGTGCAACGCGGGGCCGAGGCTTTCGACCGCACGATGGGGGCGGCGTTCTGGTTGAGCATGGCCCTGGCGACGGTCTCGGCGGCGGCGCTGGCGGTCGCGGCGCCGATCATCGCCGACGTGTACGACACCCCCATGTTGACGAGCCTGTTGTGGGTCGTCGCGGCGTCGTTGCCGCTCGGGGGCATCAGCACGTTTCTGCGCGCCAAGCTGCGGGTCGATTTGCGATTTAAGACGATCGCTTACGTCGCGATGGCGTGGTTCGTCATTAGGAACATCAGCACGATCGGGCTCGCCTCGGCGGGCTTCGGCACGATGAGCCTCGCGATTCCGCTGGTGATCGTCGCGATCTACGAAGCGTTCGCCGACTATTACGCGACGCGCATCAAACCTTGGCGGCTGCCGTTCGGCTTTTCACAGTGGCCCGACTTACTGGGAAGTTCGTTCTGGGTCGGCGCCGCCGCGGTGAGTCGCGGCGTGGCGCGGATGGGCGACTACCTCGCGCTCGGCATTTTCTTGCCGATGGGTGTCGTCGGCAAGTACTTCTTCGGCTACCAATTCACGGCGCAGGTTCTTGAACTGTTGGCGACGAATCTGCAGCACGTGCTGTTTCCTGCGCTCAGTCGGCTCGCCGATCAGCCGGAGCGGCAAGCTCGCGCGATCGTTCGCAGTATCCGGATGTTGGTGTTCATTGCGGCTCCGGTCAGCGTGTGCCTGGCAGTCGTCATCAGCCCGCTGGTCACGATCCTTGACGAGATTGTGTGGAATCACAAATGGTCGTCGACGATCGGCCTCATGCAGATCTTCGCGGTGACGGCGCCGATGCGGATGTTCACGGACTTGCTCGCCGCGGCGCTGTCGTCGCAGGGAAAGTTTCGGTCGAGTGCAATCGTCTATTCGTGCGAGGGGCTGTGGCTGGTCGTCGCGGCGTCGATCGCGGTGGCGATCTACGGCGAGAACTTGGTCGGGCTCGCGGTCTTGATTTCGCTCGCACAAGCGGTGTTCAGCGTCGGGGCGTCGATTCGCATGTTGCGTGATTTCGGGATCGATTGGCAAAGCTGCCTGAGGTCGATGCTGCCGGCGTGGTTCGTCGCCCTGGCCGCCGGCGGGGGGACGCTCGCTTTGCTGGCCCTGCTGCCGGCCGGCTCCGCTCAGCTGGTGCTTTTGATCTGCGGCGGGTGCTTTTTCGGGGTGACGTTTATAGCAATGGCTAGGGTTTTTCTGGCGGCCGATCTCATGGAACTCGCCGGTTTGGCCCCGGCTAAGATCGGGCGGCTGGCGCGGGCCCTGTTGCTATTGCCTTCCCCGCCGTTGGCCTATGATAGAGCAAGCAAATGA
- a CDS encoding glycosyltransferase — translation MPFSCVHFIREIRSELGGVVTAVLDLSQAMAARGHRVTIVTCDGQDVPAEWRGAGDWPTVIEVPHARLSRQFLSRAALANFGELLPNADAVHLHTPWELANFQLAPLIRRSGTPYVVTPHGMLDHYSMSKKAAKKHAFLALGGRSLFRTATTVHFTAQAEMDQALKYVPVTGNTAVISCLLDLSAYSELPGPEPTLRAFPQIQADKFKILFLSRVHPKKGVDLLIQAVAELRRRGRQSVQALIAGPGEEAYIAELKRLATSLGVQDAVEFLGMVRGVEKRSLYQAADVFVLPTHQENFGLVLAEAMACGTPVVTTRGADIWQELQSGGAEIVAAAPASIAEGIERIAADPPRSREIGLQGRAFVNEWLNRDRVAAAYEAMYQEAIKR, via the coding sequence ATGCCGTTTAGCTGCGTTCACTTCATCCGCGAGATTCGCTCCGAACTAGGCGGCGTCGTTACGGCCGTGCTGGATCTCAGCCAAGCAATGGCGGCGCGGGGGCATCGCGTAACGATCGTGACTTGCGATGGGCAGGACGTGCCGGCGGAATGGCGCGGAGCCGGCGATTGGCCGACTGTCATCGAGGTTCCGCACGCACGGCTTAGCAGGCAGTTTCTTAGCCGAGCGGCGCTCGCCAACTTCGGAGAGTTGCTGCCGAACGCCGACGCCGTGCATCTCCACACGCCGTGGGAGCTGGCGAACTTTCAACTTGCGCCGTTGATCAGAAGGAGCGGCACGCCGTACGTCGTGACGCCTCATGGGATGCTCGACCACTACTCGATGAGCAAGAAGGCAGCGAAGAAGCACGCATTTCTAGCGCTCGGCGGCCGGTCGCTGTTTCGCACGGCGACGACGGTGCACTTCACCGCCCAGGCCGAAATGGATCAGGCGCTGAAGTACGTGCCGGTCACGGGGAACACGGCGGTGATCAGCTGTTTGCTCGACTTGTCGGCCTACAGCGAACTGCCGGGGCCAGAGCCGACGCTGCGGGCATTTCCGCAGATTCAGGCCGACAAGTTCAAGATTCTGTTCCTTAGCCGCGTTCATCCGAAGAAGGGCGTCGATCTACTGATTCAGGCGGTCGCCGAGCTGCGGCGGCGCGGGAGGCAATCGGTGCAGGCGCTTATCGCCGGTCCCGGCGAGGAGGCGTACATCGCGGAGCTGAAGCGCCTCGCCACGTCGTTGGGAGTGCAGGACGCGGTCGAGTTTCTCGGCATGGTTCGCGGTGTCGAGAAGCGTTCGCTGTATCAAGCGGCCGACGTGTTTGTCCTGCCGACGCATCAAGAGAACTTCGGCCTCGTGCTGGCGGAAGCGATGGCGTGCGGTACGCCGGTCGTGACGACGCGCGGCGCCGACATTTGGCAAGAACTGCAATCGGGCGGCGCCGAGATCGTCGCTGCCGCGCCGGCGAGCATCGCGGAGGGGATCGAGCGCATCGCTGCCGACCCGCCGCGCTCGCGCGAGATTGGGCTGCAGGGGCGCGCGTTCGTGAACGAGTGGCTTAATCGCGATCGCGTCGCCGCTGCTTATGAAGCGATGTACCAGGAGGCGATCAAACGATGA